The following proteins are encoded in a genomic region of Cyclonatronum proteinivorum:
- a CDS encoding HaeIII family restriction endonuclease yields the protein MNGKAFEYALLFEFYERLKTITSVSIAENEPFQNAKGCFDSFIEDEQDTFRITASAAINFLIDIEPRLSNGISKEDILVLEIVSDQAGQTGDVRDVLIIRSLQKWEIGISAKNNHRAVKHSRLSLNIDFGEKWLGVPCSQNYFDEIKPIFDMLGNLKASDKSTKWTSIENMHQVVYIPILNAFRKELLRLDKENPNIVAENLVQYLIGNEDFYKVIKGNKKVEIQAYNLSGTLNLQFENVKPKARIPKLKLPSRLIEIVYQDNSTTTLLVSLNEGWQISFRIHNASSRVEPSLKFDINLVSAPHTLFTNHIFIA from the coding sequence ATAAATGGGAAAGCGTTTGAATATGCTTTACTTTTTGAATTTTATGAACGTTTAAAGACAATAACAAGTGTTTCAATTGCTGAAAATGAACCATTTCAAAATGCAAAAGGCTGTTTTGATAGTTTTATTGAAGATGAACAAGACACTTTTAGAATTACGGCAAGTGCGGCTATAAATTTCTTAATTGATATTGAGCCAAGATTGTCAAATGGTATTAGTAAAGAAGATATTTTAGTTCTTGAAATCGTGAGTGACCAGGCAGGACAAACAGGAGATGTTCGTGATGTACTTATAATTCGTTCTTTACAAAAATGGGAAATTGGAATTTCCGCCAAAAACAATCATAGAGCTGTAAAACATTCAAGATTATCGTTAAACATTGACTTTGGAGAGAAATGGTTAGGAGTTCCTTGCTCACAAAATTATTTTGATGAAATCAAGCCGATTTTTGATATGTTGGGGAATCTTAAAGCTTCAGACAAATCAACAAAATGGACTTCGATTGAGAATATGCATCAAGTCGTTTACATTCCAATTTTAAACGCTTTTCGAAAAGAACTCTTACGGCTTGACAAAGAAAACCCCAATATTGTTGCCGAGAACCTTGTTCAATATTTAATAGGAAATGAAGATTTTTACAAGGTAATCAAAGGAAATAAAAAAGTAGAAATTCAAGCCTACAATTTAAGCGGAACTTTGAATTTACAATTTGAGAACGTAAAGCCTAAAGCTAGAATACCTAAATTGAAATTACCATCAAGACTAATCGAAATAGTTTACCAAGACAATTCGACAACGACTTTATTGGTTTCGTTAAATGAAGGTTGGCAAATCTCGTTTAGAATTCATAATGCAAGTTCAAGAGTAGAACCGTCATTGAAATTTGATATAAATCTTGTAAGTGCACCTCATACATTATTCACAAATCACATTTTTATAGCATAA
- a CDS encoding type II toxin-antitoxin system RelE/ParE family toxin has product MVPEFRRPEIREIIHGNYRLVYEIKPLQIDMLTIWHVRQQLPDDPNKDN; this is encoded by the coding sequence ATGGTACCCGAGTTCCGAAGACCTGAAATCAGAGAAATCATACACGGAAATTATCGGTTAGTTTATGAAATAAAGCCCCTTCAGATTGATATGCTCACGATTTGGCACGTTCGGCAACAGCTGCCGGATGATCCGAATAAAGATAATTAG
- a CDS encoding type II toxin-antitoxin system Phd/YefM family antitoxin, whose product MDIEPVSEFRKKSADFIKRLKKDKQPIILTQHGKGAAVLMDIGEFERISKKLALLEDLLEAKQQVEQGITYTMDEAKARIENHLKK is encoded by the coding sequence ATGGATATTGAACCGGTTTCTGAGTTTCGGAAGAAATCCGCTGATTTCATCAAACGCCTGAAGAAAGACAAACAGCCGATCATACTTACGCAACATGGCAAGGGGGCAGCGGTGCTGATGGACATAGGCGAATTTGAGCGCATCTCAAAAAAGCTGGCGCTGCTTGAGGACCTGCTCGAAGCAAAACAACAGGTCGAACAAGGGATAACATACACCATGGACGAAGCCAAAGCACGTATTGAAAATCACCTGAAAAAGTGA
- a CDS encoding carbon-nitrogen hydrolase family protein, which yields MKIAALQMNSQPDLEHNLRQAFELVESAAGEGCSLIGLPENFAWLSDERLMTDQVREVSAAVLEQVPQWAKHFGVYVLAGGYPVPAGGDSGKVFNRAQLFGPEGQVLATYDKMHLFDVIVSEEEKYLESGYVQAGEAVPVTARIFDRFGKSSPETKNKAKIQQAQKKPESLTLGLSICYDLRFPELYRALTQAGAELLCVPSAFTQKTGEAHWHTLLRARAIENTAYVIAPAQTGLHGKKRQTYGHALITDPWGRVIAEAADGAKTAVIAEVEPQLLAEIRSKLPCLTHRRLT from the coding sequence ATGAAAATCGCAGCCCTCCAAATGAACAGCCAACCTGATCTCGAACACAATCTGCGGCAGGCTTTTGAGCTGGTTGAATCTGCGGCGGGGGAGGGGTGTTCGCTGATTGGGCTGCCGGAGAATTTTGCCTGGCTGAGTGATGAGCGTTTGATGACGGATCAGGTGCGGGAGGTGAGCGCGGCTGTTTTGGAGCAGGTGCCGCAGTGGGCAAAACATTTTGGAGTTTATGTGCTGGCTGGCGGTTATCCGGTGCCGGCAGGTGGAGACTCGGGTAAGGTGTTTAACCGTGCGCAGCTTTTTGGTCCGGAAGGTCAGGTTCTGGCGACCTATGACAAGATGCACCTGTTTGACGTGATCGTTTCCGAAGAGGAGAAGTATCTGGAGTCGGGCTACGTGCAGGCGGGCGAAGCGGTGCCGGTTACAGCCCGGATTTTCGACCGGTTTGGGAAGTCATCCCCCGAAACCAAAAACAAAGCCAAAATCCAACAGGCACAAAAAAAGCCCGAAAGTTTGACCCTCGGGCTTTCCATTTGTTACGATCTGCGCTTTCCGGAGTTGTACCGGGCACTGACGCAGGCCGGGGCAGAACTGCTGTGTGTGCCCTCGGCTTTCACCCAAAAAACGGGGGAAGCGCACTGGCATACGCTGCTTCGGGCAAGGGCGATCGAAAATACGGCCTATGTGATAGCGCCGGCGCAGACCGGACTTCACGGTAAAAAAAGACAAACGTACGGTCATGCCCTGATTACCGATCCGTGGGGGCGTGTCATTGCCGAGGCGGCTGATGGCGCGAAAACCGCCGTCATAGCCGAAGTCGAGCCGCAGCTTCTTGCCGAAATCAGATCAAAGCTGCCCTGCCTTACGCACCGTCGGCTGACCTAA
- a CDS encoding response regulator — MRFEVLVIDDDQITLMLHKTLVSRAGLHNDAKKFLNGKLALDHIIENDADDIAYLALLDINMPVMDGWGFMDGYLAANLKSKLYVVMITSSVDNPDRERAESYPMVIDYFTKPVVKEQVAKLSEHEAIKPLLSA; from the coding sequence ATGAGATTTGAAGTTTTAGTCATTGATGACGATCAAATCACCCTTATGCTGCACAAAACCCTTGTATCAAGGGCCGGACTTCATAATGACGCCAAGAAATTCCTGAACGGAAAGCTGGCGCTTGATCACATTATCGAAAACGACGCAGACGACATCGCCTACCTTGCCCTCCTTGATATCAACATGCCCGTTATGGACGGCTGGGGATTTATGGACGGCTACCTCGCCGCAAACCTGAAATCAAAGCTCTATGTGGTGATGATTACCTCATCGGTAGATAATCCGGACCGCGAGCGGGCCGAAAGCTACCCCATGGTGATAGATTACTTCACGAAACCGGTTGTGAAAGAGCAGGTCGCTAAACTCAGCGAACACGAAGCCATCAAGCCACTCCTTTCGGCATAA
- a CDS encoding zinc ribbon domain-containing protein, giving the protein MRDIIQQLVNLQYIDSKLDELKRMRGDLPEDIADHETDIARIESRIKKNTAQLKDFKLEHGKLELEKDDAHALIEKYETQQSTVRNNREYDALTKEMEAQQQLIENATSRIAEIEILSKEIEEELEVSKAQLKEKEAELEEMKKNLKDVITRTQEEEKELLERRDEAESTLNQRYLRSYNRLRKGLKNGVAVSPMVNGACMGMMMPPQVQMEVRRKDKIVIDENSGRIVVDPEFFENAKKIGV; this is encoded by the coding sequence ATGCGCGACATTATACAACAACTGGTTAACCTTCAGTATATTGACTCAAAACTTGATGAACTGAAACGCATGCGCGGCGATCTGCCCGAAGACATTGCAGATCACGAGACCGATATCGCCCGTATTGAATCACGGATCAAAAAAAATACGGCACAGCTCAAAGACTTCAAGCTTGAGCATGGTAAACTTGAGCTCGAAAAAGACGACGCACACGCACTCATCGAAAAATACGAGACGCAGCAGTCAACCGTACGCAACAACCGTGAGTACGACGCCCTGACCAAGGAAATGGAGGCGCAGCAGCAGCTGATTGAAAATGCAACATCCAGAATTGCGGAAATTGAAATCCTTTCCAAAGAAATAGAGGAAGAGCTTGAAGTGAGCAAGGCACAGCTCAAGGAAAAAGAAGCCGAGCTCGAAGAGATGAAAAAAAATCTCAAGGATGTGATCACCCGCACGCAGGAGGAAGAAAAAGAATTATTGGAGCGTCGTGACGAAGCTGAAAGCACGCTCAACCAAAGGTACCTGCGCAGCTACAACCGGCTCCGCAAGGGACTTAAAAACGGGGTAGCTGTAAGCCCGATGGTCAACGGCGCATGCATGGGTATGATGATGCCGCCACAGGTTCAGATGGAAGTTCGCCGCAAAGACAAGATCGTCATCGATGAAAACAGCGGACGTATCGTCGTAGATCCTGAGTTCTTCGAAAATGCGAAAAAGATAGGCGTTTAA
- a CDS encoding Nif3-like dinuclear metal center hexameric protein, translating to MNVLTRHISDFFEHWAPNATKQDYDNTGLLIGNPNQPVTGILCCLDVTADVIDEAAARNCQLICAHHPLIFPKLKRVVTTDETGALIHSLIRNNISVIAAHTNLDAARDGVSFALAQTLELTDISMLDDSYKTMKRVIFRFPAALKPEVSAAIRNVDLDCGWSEEEMNISVARFNADVYVLNELRSRLLQILDGAPHSFDIVALESSSPLYGFGALGKTTSPMTQQAFLDHVAAKLGSSGLRFSGEADAIKKVAVCGGSGSFLIRKAQQSGAQAFITADIKYHDFFVPKGFLLIDAGHYETEAPIIAAMQQKLASAFPDVQVISTSVCTNPMQGWPAKSGNTVSVNPHTTL from the coding sequence ATGAACGTGCTGACCCGACATATTTCCGATTTTTTCGAGCACTGGGCCCCAAATGCTACCAAACAGGACTACGACAATACCGGCCTGCTCATCGGAAATCCCAATCAGCCCGTAACCGGAATTTTATGCTGCCTCGATGTAACGGCAGACGTGATTGATGAAGCTGCTGCCCGGAATTGTCAGCTTATCTGCGCCCATCATCCCCTTATTTTCCCGAAACTGAAACGGGTTGTCACGACGGATGAAACCGGCGCACTTATCCACAGCCTGATTCGGAACAACATCAGCGTGATTGCTGCGCATACCAACCTCGACGCAGCCCGTGACGGCGTTTCCTTTGCGCTCGCCCAAACCCTGGAGCTAACGGACATCAGCATGCTCGACGACAGCTACAAGACGATGAAACGCGTCATCTTCCGTTTCCCCGCCGCGCTGAAACCGGAGGTATCAGCCGCTATCCGCAATGTCGATCTGGACTGCGGCTGGTCTGAAGAGGAAATGAATATCAGCGTAGCCCGCTTCAACGCTGATGTATATGTGCTGAATGAATTACGCAGCCGGCTGCTTCAAATCCTCGACGGCGCCCCGCATTCTTTTGATATTGTGGCGCTTGAATCCTCTTCCCCCCTGTACGGCTTCGGTGCCCTCGGCAAAACAACGTCGCCCATGACGCAGCAGGCATTTTTAGATCACGTAGCAGCTAAGCTGGGCAGCAGCGGACTCCGGTTTTCAGGCGAGGCCGATGCCATAAAAAAAGTTGCCGTATGCGGCGGCTCCGGCAGTTTTCTGATTCGCAAGGCACAGCAATCCGGCGCACAGGCCTTTATAACCGCCGACATCAAGTACCACGACTTTTTTGTACCCAAAGGTTTCCTCCTGATTGACGCCGGTCATTATGAAACCGAGGCCCCCATTATTGCCGCTATGCAGCAAAAACTCGCTTCCGCTTTTCCGGACGTGCAGGTCATCAGCACAAGCGTTTGCACCAACCCCATGCAGGGATGGCCTGCCAAATCAGGCAACACAGTTTCAGTAAATCCCCATACAACCCTCTAA